The Planctomycetota bacterium genome contains the following window.
AGGACGCCGCGCGGATCGATCGGCGGCGAGCCACCCTCAGGCGGCGGCGGAGGCGGCGGTGCGGACGACGACATGCTCGACGTTACGTCGTACCGCCGAAAAGTTCGGCCCACGCCGCGACTTCCACCGTTGTCGGCGCTTGTCCCCTCCGGATAACTTGTTCAAACGGCCATCTAAAAACGCCGCCCGACTTTCTCCTTACCCCAACGCATCATGTCCCGTCGCCTCAGCTCCATCGCTCTCGCTTCCGTCGTTGCCATCGCAGGCGTCTCCGTCGTGCCGCACATCCGCTCTGCTCCGGCGGCGGTCATGCAGGAGTCGACATCGTATGAGATCGACTCGCTTCACTCGACCATTGTCTTCAGTGCGCTCTACATGGGTCAGAGCCCCTTCTATGGAATGTTCACCGCGACGTCTGGAACGATGACGTACGACGGCACCAATCCTTCAACACTCCAAGTCGACATCACTGCACCACTTGCAAGCCTCGACACGCACAACAGTGATCGCGACGCGCACCTCAAAAGCCCCGACTGGTTCAACGCGCCCGAACATCCCAACGTCCGCTTCGTTGGCGGGAGTCCGAGCGACAATGGCGACGGCACGATGACCATGCAGGGCGAGCTCACGCTCAACGGCCAGACCAATCCCGTCACCGTCACCGTCCAGCACCTCAAGGCCGGCAACACGCCCCGCGGCCAGCGGATGGGCCTGGGGGCGACGTTCACCATCAAACGCACCGATTTCGGCGTGAACACGATGGTCGGCGAGAACGGCATCGGCGACGAGATCACCCTCCACGTCGGCCTCCAAGGGCTGGCAGGCTGAGCGCGATCGCGACCTGCGACTTCGGGAGCAGAGACCGCCGCTCCACCGTCATTTTGAGCGAGCGAAGCGAGTCGAAGGACCTCGCCTGTCTGGCATCTATGGAAATACCAGGCGAGCGTCCTTGCCATTTCGCTCATTTTCTTTGATTCATTAGTCCCAACTCATGTCTCTCGACCCCGCCATTCTCCAGCGATTGATCTATACAATCGGGATTCCCGGCGGGATCGGACTATTGATCTCGGTCATCGTGCTGCTGTGTCGCTGGCCGGGCGTGGCGCGGTGGACGATCGGTGTGGCGGGTGCGGCGGGTCTCGGGCTTGCATTCTGGCAGCCGTTTCACGAGATGCCCGAGCCCAGCTCGCTGGGGCGATGGTCGCAGTGGAGTTGGATGGTCCCCGCGACGGCCGGCGTGGTGCTCGCGTGGCCAGCCTTGCTGCACGTGCCGCGGAAGGCGTGGGCGTTGCCCGTCGCCGTGGTTGGGCTTGCGGGCGTGATGTTCTTCCTCGCCCCAGCCCGCTATGCCGAAACGCTCGGCCAGCCGCTGATCTACATCTTCATCGTGCCGCTAGCGACGGCGCTGCTCGTCGGGCCGATCTGGTGGGCGGCGAGGCGTGACGACGCAGGCACGGCCGACTTGGCGTCCATGACGATCATCGGCGTGGCGGCGATTCCGGTGCTCGGGCTGACCGGTTTCCACGGGGCGACGATGCTCTTCTTCCCCGTCGTCGCGGTCACCGGCGCGGCCTGGCTGGCATCGCTCGTTCTCGCACGCGAGGGCAACGAAGCGGCCGCCAAGCAGTTGGCCGTCGGATGCTTCATTCTTCCGATCGCGTTCATGCCGGCGGCGATGGTGGCGTGGTACGCGCAGCCGGGCCTGCAGAAGTATGACGCGGTCGCGCTCGCCCTTCCGGCTATCGCGGGGTTACTGGCGATCGTGGTGCCGCGTCTGCCGAGGCGCTTCGCCGGGACAGTCATCGCGGCCGGCGTTGCGGGGCTGGCCCTGCCGACCATGCTCATCGGCAGCGATGCCCGGCCGTATTTGCCGGTCGTGCTTTCCGACGCTCAGGAGGCGTGGCTGACCAACTGGTCCGAGCCGCCGGTGTTGGAAGAAACAGAGGCGAGTGAGGCGGACCTGAACTTCTGGGGTGGTGGGGGTGGTGGTTAGGGACTAGGTACTAGGGACTAGGGATGATGGTTTTTGCCGTTCTCTGTTTTCGAGCTTTCGCCCAGTCCGTTGTCTTCGGTCCCGTTGCATGTCCGTCGCATTGAGGGGCGGGGCGGGGTGTTGTCGCGGGGCGGTCGTTTGCACGCGGTGAGTTGATCGAGCGGTGTCCGGTGCTGGTCCTTCCGGCCCGGGAGGTCTTCGGTACGGATGACGCGTCGCCCGTGCTCATGGACTACGTCTTCGATTGGCGGGCGATCCGCGAGGCCCACGTCGGACTCGCGCTCGGGTACGGATCGCTCTACAACCACCGCATCTTCGCCAACGCGACGTGGACACGAGTCGCGCCGGACCTGCTCGACATCCACGCCCACCGCGACATCGCAGCTGGTGAGGAGATCACCATCAACTACCACGGCACCCCTGGTGACCCCGAACCCGCAGCATTCGAGCAGCGCGGAAGTCCCGACTGAAGCGACACGCACCATCGACCCCTAGGAAGAACGATCAACCCACCCTGAACCAAGTCTCACGGTTTGCGGTGAGCGCCAGCGAGCCGCAGGGTCGGGTCCGGAGCGGCTCGCTGACGCTCACCGCTAACCCATCGGAACACGATCGCGTTCGACCTCAAATGCGAACGAATTCGCGACTTTCGACCAGATTCGGATCATCCGCTGCATCTGGTGCCACTGCATTCTTGAAGTGCTCCGTACCGAACACTGCAA
Protein-coding sequences here:
- a CDS encoding YceI family protein codes for the protein MSRRLSSIALASVVAIAGVSVVPHIRSAPAAVMQESTSYEIDSLHSTIVFSALYMGQSPFYGMFTATSGTMTYDGTNPSTLQVDITAPLASLDTHNSDRDAHLKSPDWFNAPEHPNVRFVGGSPSDNGDGTMTMQGELTLNGQTNPVTVTVQHLKAGNTPRGQRMGLGATFTIKRTDFGVNTMVGENGIGDEITLHVGLQGLAG